A genomic segment from Paraburkholderia hayleyella encodes:
- a CDS encoding ABC transporter ATP-binding protein — protein MSGALLEIRGLRAWYGASQVLRDVDLRLGAGEVLALAGRNGSGRSTLARAIMGLVRTEGHVSFAGTALGGLRTFEIARQGIGYVPEHRDIFATLSVHENLQLGVGPQTRRRAARFTLDDAYTLFPVLQTRAATRAGVLSGGEQQMLTLARALLGDPDLLLVDEPAEGLSHQAVAQVAGCLAQLRQRGVALLLIEQRFVLAPGLADRVAVMGHGALVFEGTLEALAQRRDVMDDWLAPG, from the coding sequence ATGAGCGGGGCCTTGCTGGAGATTCGCGGCTTGCGCGCCTGGTATGGCGCAAGCCAGGTGTTGCGCGATGTCGATTTACGGTTGGGCGCGGGCGAAGTGCTGGCACTGGCGGGGCGCAATGGCTCGGGCCGTTCCACGCTGGCACGCGCCATCATGGGCCTCGTGCGTACTGAAGGACACGTGAGCTTCGCTGGCACGGCGTTAGGCGGGTTGCGGACTTTCGAGATCGCCCGCCAGGGGATCGGCTATGTGCCGGAGCATCGGGATATTTTTGCGACATTGAGCGTGCACGAGAATCTTCAACTGGGCGTGGGCCCGCAGACGCGGCGGCGGGCCGCGCGCTTCACGCTGGATGATGCCTACACGCTATTTCCTGTCTTGCAAACACGTGCCGCGACCCGGGCGGGGGTGCTATCGGGCGGTGAGCAGCAGATGCTGACGCTGGCACGGGCGCTACTCGGCGATCCTGATTTGCTGCTGGTCGATGAGCCTGCGGAAGGGCTATCGCACCAGGCGGTGGCGCAAGTTGCGGGGTGCCTCGCGCAGTTGCGGCAGCGCGGTGTGGCGCTTTTGCTGATCGAGCAGCGTTTCGTGCTGGCGCCGGGTCTGGCGGATCGGGTCGCGGTGATGGGGCATGGCGCGCTCGTGTTCGAAGGCACGCTGGAAGCACTGGCGCAGCGACGCGATGTCATGGACGACTGGCTGGCGCCTGGATGA
- a CDS encoding sulfurtransferase TusA family protein produces the protein MEVHKEVDARGLVCPLPILRAKKALADMESGQVLKVFATDPGSQRDFAAFARQSRNELIDSSVQDKTFVFLMRRR, from the coding sequence ATTGAGGTCCATAAGGAAGTCGACGCCCGGGGGCTGGTCTGCCCATTACCTATTCTGCGGGCAAAAAAAGCGCTGGCCGATATGGAAAGCGGTCAGGTGCTCAAGGTGTTTGCCACCGATCCCGGTTCACAGCGCGATTTCGCGGCTTTTGCCAGGCAAAGCCGCAACGAACTGATCGATAGTTCGGTCCAGGACAAGACCTTTGTATTTCTGATGCGACGGCGCTGA